One genomic segment of Pseudomonas sp. RU47 includes these proteins:
- a CDS encoding DeoR/GlpR family DNA-binding transcription regulator, translating to MHDHSAAELPSLRRQKILLLLERDGKVMASELSQHFAVSEDTIRRDLAELDNAGLVQRVHGGALPRPKDSGKDYFTRLDETDEVKIRLAQRAAQEIEDGQIVLFDSGSTTLQVARSLRADISITAVTASPMTAIALSEFKAVKVILAGGQLNPRTMAAGGHEALRLLAGIRADLAITGVCAIHPEVGITSLHFDEVPVKQAMLDGAARVIAVTTADKLGAVEPFVVAPCSRLHTLITERHVASGSVEDYRRLGIVVEQLPD from the coding sequence ATGCACGATCATTCTGCGGCTGAACTGCCGTCCCTGCGTCGACAAAAAATTCTTTTGCTCCTCGAACGCGACGGCAAGGTCATGGCCTCCGAGTTGAGCCAGCACTTCGCGGTGTCCGAGGACACCATCCGCCGCGACCTCGCCGAACTGGACAACGCCGGGCTGGTGCAACGCGTGCACGGCGGGGCGCTGCCGCGTCCGAAGGATTCCGGAAAGGATTACTTCACGCGGCTGGACGAGACGGATGAGGTCAAGATCCGTTTGGCGCAAAGGGCGGCGCAGGAGATTGAAGACGGGCAGATTGTGCTGTTCGATTCCGGCTCGACCACGCTACAAGTGGCGCGCTCGTTGCGTGCAGATATCAGCATCACGGCGGTGACGGCTTCGCCGATGACGGCGATTGCCTTGTCTGAATTCAAGGCTGTGAAAGTGATTCTCGCCGGCGGCCAGTTGAACCCGCGAACGATGGCGGCGGGTGGGCATGAGGCGCTACGACTGCTGGCTGGGATCAGGGCGGATCTGGCGATTACCGGGGTCTGTGCGATTCACCCGGAAGTGGGGATCACCTCGCTGCATTTCGATGAAGTGCCGGTGAAGCAGGCGATGCTCGATGGCGCCGCGCGGGTGATTGCGGTGACCACGGCGGATAAGTTGGGGGCGGTGGAGCCGTTTGTGGTGGCGCCGTGTTCGCGCCTGCATACGCTGATTACCGAGCGGCATGTGGCGTCGGGGAGTGTCGAGGATTACCGGCGGTTGGGGATTGTGGTCGAGCAGTTGCCGGATTGA
- the moaC gene encoding cyclic pyranopterin monophosphate synthase MoaC, with protein sequence MSHTLTHLDDQGRANMVDVSDKAATRREASAQAWVQMRPQTLQMIQANGHPKGDVFAVARIAGIQAAKRTHELIPLCHALLLSSIHVELKACEPDRVQITSTCRLTGQTGVELEALTAASVAALTIYDMCKAVDRAMVIGDIRLLSKQGGRSGHFQWEDAQ encoded by the coding sequence ATGAGCCACACCCTCACCCACCTCGACGATCAGGGCCGCGCCAACATGGTCGACGTCAGCGATAAAGCCGCGACCCGCCGCGAAGCCAGCGCGCAAGCCTGGGTGCAGATGCGCCCGCAAACCCTGCAGATGATTCAGGCCAACGGTCATCCGAAAGGCGATGTCTTCGCGGTGGCGCGGATTGCCGGAATACAAGCGGCCAAGCGCACTCATGAACTGATCCCGCTGTGCCATGCGCTGTTGCTCAGTTCGATTCACGTCGAACTCAAGGCCTGCGAACCTGACCGGGTGCAGATCACCAGCACCTGTCGCCTCACCGGCCAGACCGGCGTCGAACTCGAAGCGTTGACTGCCGCCAGCGTCGCCGCGCTGACCATTTACGACATGTGCAAAGCGGTGGACCGGGCGATGGTGATTGGCGACATCCGCCTGCTCAGCAAACAGGGCGGACGCTCCGGCCACTTTCAATGGGAGGACGCGCAATGA
- a CDS encoding HD domain-containing protein, translating into MTQTLERAIAIAATAHAGQVDKGGAPYILHPLKVMLRMSTLEERIVAVLHDVVEDCGVSLDDLRKEGFSEEVLTAIESVSKVPGESYEDFVDRAAQNPIGRVVKLADLEENSDLSRIASPSWEDLERVEKYRRAMGRLRG; encoded by the coding sequence ATGACCCAGACCCTCGAACGTGCTATCGCCATCGCCGCCACGGCCCACGCCGGGCAGGTCGACAAGGGCGGTGCGCCGTACATTCTGCATCCGCTGAAAGTCATGTTACGCATGAGCACGCTGGAAGAACGCATCGTCGCCGTGCTGCACGATGTGGTTGAGGATTGCGGTGTCAGCCTCGATGACTTGCGCAAGGAAGGTTTCAGCGAAGAGGTGCTGACGGCGATTGAGTCGGTGAGCAAAGTGCCGGGCGAGTCCTACGAGGATTTCGTCGACCGCGCCGCACAGAACCCGATCGGTCGGGTGGTGAAGCTGGCGGATCTGGAAGAGAACAGCGACCTGTCGCGGATTGCCTCGCCGAGCTGGGAGGATCTGGAACGGGTCGAAAAATACCGCCGGGCAATGGGACGGTTGCGCGGTTAA
- a CDS encoding NAD(P)/FAD-dependent oxidoreductase, translating into MTERCNSYYTATLNQETDYPTLQGRHKVDVVIIGGGFTGVATAVELAEKGLKVAIVESHKIGWGATGRNGGQVTGSLSGDGAMRKQMRSKLGDEVDDFIWHLRWRGHEIIQQRVEKYGIQCDLKHGHLHAAYKPSHMTDLRKDYEEAVRRGLGDEVSLLDRSQVRDLLQSDLYHGAIKNTRNMHLHPLNLCIGEARAAEGLGALIFENSEVLEIIHGATPSVRTAHGQIDAKQVMLAGDVYHKLEPGQLKGKIFPAMGGIVTTAPLGDLAKQINPEDLAVYDCRFVLDYYRLTADGRLLFGGGANYSGKDSRDIAAELRPCIEQTFPALKGVQIDYQWSCAMGIVINRIPQLGKLSDNVWYCQGYSGHGIATTHIMGEIMSRAITGQMEQFDTFAQCQHIRVPMGDLLGNPLLAAGMWYYQMLERLR; encoded by the coding sequence ATGACCGAACGCTGCAATTCCTACTACACCGCCACCCTCAACCAGGAAACCGACTACCCGACCCTGCAAGGCCGGCACAAGGTCGACGTGGTGATCATCGGCGGCGGCTTTACCGGCGTCGCCACCGCTGTCGAACTCGCCGAAAAAGGCCTGAAAGTCGCTATCGTCGAAAGCCACAAGATCGGCTGGGGCGCCACCGGGCGCAATGGCGGCCAAGTCACCGGCAGCCTTTCCGGTGACGGTGCGATGCGCAAACAGATGCGTTCGAAACTCGGCGACGAGGTCGATGATTTCATCTGGCACCTGCGCTGGCGCGGGCATGAAATCATCCAGCAACGCGTCGAGAAATACGGCATTCAATGCGATCTCAAACACGGCCATTTACACGCGGCGTACAAGCCCAGTCACATGACTGACTTGCGCAAGGATTATGAAGAAGCCGTACGGCGCGGATTAGGTGATGAAGTCAGCCTGCTCGACCGCAGCCAAGTGCGTGACCTGCTGCAAAGCGACCTCTACCACGGCGCAATCAAGAATACGCGCAACATGCATCTACACCCGCTCAACCTGTGCATCGGCGAAGCGCGGGCGGCGGAAGGTCTGGGGGCGCTGATCTTCGAAAACAGCGAAGTGCTGGAGATCATTCACGGCGCTACGCCAAGCGTTCGCACGGCTCACGGCCAGATCGACGCCAAGCAAGTGATGCTCGCCGGCGACGTCTATCACAAGCTCGAACCCGGTCAGCTCAAAGGCAAGATTTTCCCGGCCATGGGCGGCATCGTCACCACCGCGCCGCTCGGCGATCTGGCCAAGCAGATCAACCCGGAAGATCTGGCGGTGTACGACTGCCGCTTCGTCCTCGACTACTACCGACTCACTGCCGATGGCCGCCTGTTGTTTGGTGGCGGCGCCAATTACAGCGGCAAGGATTCACGGGACATCGCCGCCGAACTGCGCCCGTGTATCGAGCAAACCTTCCCGGCGCTCAAAGGCGTGCAGATCGACTACCAGTGGAGCTGCGCGATGGGCATCGTGATCAACCGCATCCCGCAACTGGGCAAGCTCTCGGACAACGTCTGGTATTGCCAGGGCTACTCGGGGCACGGCATCGCGACGACGCACATCATGGGCGAAATCATGAGCCGGGCGATCACCGGGCAGATGGAGCAGTTCGATACGTTTGCCCAGTGCCAGCACATACGCGTGCCGATGGGGGATTTGCTCGGTAACCCGTTGTTGGCTGCCGGGATGTGGTATTACCAGATGCTTGAGCGCCTTCGCTGA
- a CDS encoding AbrB family transcriptional regulator has protein sequence MKSILCLLIAAGFGALLQFEGVPHGLLLGSIVVTALFASKTGIAPATPYGLGYIQVTLGIATGLMFEAWDSATASTMLPSLGVLLICLAVQIALAGWWLTRGAGWNRTDALLAVYPGALAAVFDLLESEKASSKVIIVHLMRLLLITVLVSFLIPGQAAIAVADGDPLTTGMALTACSVIALSVLLGRLLLVIGVPAPFMLTAIIITAVFVKAGWLHGFHMPDWSLNLAALILGVRIGSRFQGLGVAELGRHGRTALVSVGLMIVVAAVFAEVAARWLGSDPLSLWLAYMPGAIETIAIVAFGGGLNVVFILTHHLSRMVLLHFAPALLVQVRRAREET, from the coding sequence ATGAAATCTATTCTGTGTTTGTTGATTGCGGCTGGTTTCGGCGCACTGTTGCAGTTCGAAGGCGTACCCCATGGCCTGCTGCTGGGTTCGATCGTCGTTACCGCATTGTTCGCCAGTAAAACCGGTATCGCCCCGGCAACCCCCTATGGACTGGGTTACATCCAGGTCACGCTGGGCATCGCCACCGGGCTCATGTTTGAAGCGTGGGACAGCGCGACGGCCTCGACGATGTTGCCGAGCCTCGGCGTGTTGCTTATCTGCCTGGCAGTGCAGATCGCATTGGCCGGATGGTGGCTGACACGCGGCGCGGGCTGGAATCGCACCGATGCGCTGTTGGCGGTTTATCCCGGTGCGCTGGCAGCAGTATTCGATTTACTCGAGTCGGAAAAGGCGTCGAGCAAGGTCATCATCGTGCACCTGATGCGCTTGCTGCTGATTACCGTGCTGGTGAGTTTCCTGATTCCCGGCCAAGCGGCCATCGCGGTTGCCGATGGTGACCCATTGACGACGGGCATGGCGCTGACCGCGTGTTCGGTGATTGCGCTGAGTGTACTGCTCGGACGCTTGCTGCTGGTGATCGGCGTGCCGGCGCCGTTCATGCTCACCGCGATCATCATCACGGCGGTGTTTGTGAAAGCGGGATGGCTGCACGGTTTTCATATGCCGGACTGGAGCCTGAATCTGGCGGCGCTGATTCTCGGCGTGCGGATCGGTTCACGTTTTCAGGGGCTGGGTGTCGCGGAGCTGGGGCGTCACGGCCGCACGGCGTTGGTCTCGGTCGGTTTGATGATCGTGGTTGCTGCAGTATTTGCTGAAGTCGCAGCACGCTGGTTGGGCAGTGATCCGCTGTCGCTGTGGCTGGCGTACATGCCAGGTGCGATTGAGACGATTGCGATTGTCGCGTTTGGTGGTGGGCTGAATGTGGTGTTTATCCTGACTCATCATTTGAGCCGGATGGTGTTGCTGCATTTTGCCCCGGCGTTGTTGGTGCAGGTGCGACGGGCGCGCGAGGAAACATGA
- a CDS encoding LysR family transcriptional regulator gives MNNLRRLDINLLLTLDVLLSEHNVTRAAQRLNLSQPSVSVHLAKLRDIFGDPLLLPGPRGMRPTARADELREPLREALEALERAVAPASAFAPALATHTWKIAATDYGESTVVLPALGGLREQAPGTRLAVIDLTPAHLVKQAEQGVFDLALHISEDAPPELHRRPLFTERYVLAGRVGHPGLMQAPSREQFCALEHVMVSREGGGFFGVTDRALADVGLMRKVVLSVPHFLMAMSVLASTDLVAMLPSRLVRGNPALQVVEVPLEVPGYEMAMFWGERSHRDPAHKWLREHLLASV, from the coding sequence ATGAATAATTTGAGACGGCTGGATATCAATCTGCTGCTGACCCTCGATGTGTTGCTGTCGGAGCACAACGTCACCCGCGCGGCGCAGCGCCTGAACCTGTCGCAGCCTTCGGTGAGTGTGCATCTGGCCAAGTTGCGCGACATCTTTGGTGATCCGCTGTTGTTGCCTGGACCGCGCGGCATGCGCCCGACGGCGCGCGCCGATGAATTGCGTGAACCGTTGCGCGAGGCATTGGAAGCGTTGGAGAGGGCGGTGGCGCCGGCCAGTGCGTTCGCCCCGGCGCTGGCGACGCACACCTGGAAAATCGCCGCGACGGATTACGGCGAGTCGACGGTGGTGTTGCCAGCGCTGGGCGGTTTGCGTGAACAGGCGCCGGGCACGCGGCTGGCGGTGATCGATCTGACGCCGGCGCATCTGGTCAAACAGGCCGAGCAGGGCGTGTTCGATCTGGCGCTGCACATCAGCGAAGACGCGCCGCCGGAGTTGCATCGACGTCCGCTGTTCACCGAGCGTTATGTGCTGGCCGGTAGAGTCGGGCATCCAGGTTTGATGCAGGCGCCGAGCCGCGAACAGTTCTGCGCGCTGGAGCACGTGATGGTGTCGCGCGAGGGCGGGGGCTTTTTCGGGGTGACCGACCGGGCGTTGGCCGATGTCGGGCTGATGAGAAAAGTGGTGTTGTCGGTGCCGCACTTTCTGATGGCGATGTCGGTGTTGGCGAGCACCGATCTGGTGGCGATGCTGCCGTCACGCCTGGTGCGTGGCAACCCGGCGTTGCAAGTGGTCGAGGTGCCGTTGGAGGTGCCGGGCTACGAGATGGCGATGTTCTGGGGTGAACGTTCGCACCGCGATCCGGCGCATAAATGGCTGCGTGAGCATTTGTTGGCGTCGGTATGA
- a CDS encoding glutamine synthetase family protein: MKFAALEDASLFLEQNPDIDMIELFILDANGVPRGKLLHREELLAVYQSGRPLPSTILGLTVQGEDVENSGLVWDVGDIDCRAYPLEGSLVRLPWRQIPTAAVQVSMHPTEGMPASIADPRHLLIKVIDGLKAEGYYPVMACELEFYLLDAKRDHNGRPQPALDADGGRPRHTQVYGLRELEQIEPFLADLYSACKLHGIPARTAISEYAPGQVEITLEHGDALEAMDQAVRYKRLVKAIAHKHGMQATFMAKPFDDLAGTGMHMHVSLADGAGHNLFASEDPAGTPLLRTAIGGMLASLLDSLLLFCPNANSYRRFQANSYAPLAPTWGVDNRTVSLRVPGGPANTRHIEHRICGADANPYLAAAAILAGIHRGIREDLDPGAPVEGNGYAQAKELLPTDWLTSLQALENSVWARDALGQEFLGVYLAVKRAEYRQFMAEVGEQDWRWYLTEA, from the coding sequence ATGAAATTCGCAGCCCTTGAAGACGCAAGCCTGTTCCTTGAACAGAACCCCGATATCGACATGATCGAGTTGTTCATCCTCGACGCCAACGGCGTGCCACGCGGCAAGCTGTTGCACCGCGAAGAACTGCTTGCCGTGTACCAAAGCGGTCGGCCGCTACCCAGCACCATCCTCGGTCTGACCGTGCAGGGTGAAGACGTCGAGAACTCCGGTCTGGTCTGGGACGTCGGCGATATCGACTGCCGCGCCTATCCCCTTGAGGGCAGTCTGGTGCGCCTGCCATGGCGGCAGATTCCGACCGCCGCCGTGCAGGTCAGCATGCACCCGACCGAGGGCATGCCAGCGAGCATCGCCGACCCTCGGCACTTGCTGATCAAGGTCATCGACGGCCTCAAAGCCGAGGGTTATTACCCGGTGATGGCGTGTGAACTGGAGTTCTATCTGCTCGACGCCAAACGCGATCACAACGGCCGCCCGCAACCGGCGCTGGACGCTGACGGTGGTCGACCGCGACACACTCAGGTTTACGGTTTGCGTGAGCTGGAACAGATCGAACCGTTTCTCGCCGACCTCTACAGCGCCTGCAAACTGCACGGCATTCCGGCGCGCACGGCGATCTCCGAGTACGCGCCGGGTCAGGTGGAAATCACCCTTGAACACGGTGACGCGCTGGAGGCGATGGACCAGGCCGTGCGCTACAAGCGTCTGGTCAAAGCCATCGCCCACAAGCACGGCATGCAGGCGACCTTCATGGCCAAGCCGTTCGATGATCTGGCCGGCACCGGCATGCACATGCACGTGAGTCTGGCCGATGGCGCGGGGCACAATCTGTTCGCCTCCGAAGACCCGGCCGGCACGCCGCTGTTGCGCACGGCGATTGGCGGCATGCTCGCGTCCTTGCTCGATTCGCTGCTGCTGTTCTGCCCGAACGCCAACTCGTACCGGCGCTTCCAGGCCAACAGCTACGCACCGTTGGCGCCGACCTGGGGTGTCGACAACCGCACCGTCAGCCTGCGCGTACCGGGCGGCCCGGCCAACACCCGGCACATCGAACACCGCATCTGCGGCGCCGATGCCAACCCGTATCTGGCCGCGGCGGCGATCCTTGCCGGGATTCATCGTGGCATTCGTGAAGACCTTGATCCGGGTGCGCCGGTTGAAGGCAATGGTTATGCGCAGGCGAAGGAGTTGCTGCCGACGGATTGGCTGACCTCGCTGCAGGCGCTGGAGAATTCGGTGTGGGCGCGGGACGCCTTGGGGCAGGAGTTTCTCGGGGTGTATCTGGCGGTGAAGCGTGCCGAGTACCGGCAGTTCATGGCCGAGGTGGGTGAGCAGGATTGGCGCTGGTATCTCACCGAAGCTTAA
- a CDS encoding NAD(P)H-dependent oxidoreductase: MNVLLVYAHPEPTSLNGSLRDFSVQRLQAAGHTVQVSDLYAMNWKASLDADDAPQRDATKPFHASLDSKIAYAEGTQAADIAREQEKLLWADALILQFPLWWFTMPAILKGWVDRVYAYGFAYGVGEHSDSRWGERYGEGKMKGKRAMLMVTTGGWESHYAPRGINGPMDDLLFPIQHGILYYPGFEVVPPFVVYRTSRMDAARYTETCEELGRRLDELWSARPIGFRQQNAGEYEIPALTLKSDIAPDSEGFDAHIR; this comes from the coding sequence ATGAACGTGCTACTGGTTTACGCCCATCCAGAACCGACTTCCCTCAACGGCTCGCTGCGCGACTTCAGCGTCCAGCGCCTGCAAGCCGCCGGCCACACCGTGCAGGTCTCCGACCTCTATGCAATGAACTGGAAAGCCAGCCTCGACGCTGACGATGCCCCGCAGCGCGATGCGACTAAACCGTTCCACGCCTCCCTCGACTCGAAAATCGCTTACGCCGAAGGCACCCAGGCTGCCGACATCGCTCGCGAGCAGGAAAAACTGTTGTGGGCGGATGCGCTGATTCTGCAGTTTCCGCTGTGGTGGTTCACCATGCCCGCCATTCTCAAAGGTTGGGTCGATCGGGTATACGCCTACGGTTTTGCCTATGGCGTCGGCGAACATTCCGACAGTCGTTGGGGCGAGCGTTATGGCGAAGGGAAAATGAAAGGCAAACGGGCGATGTTGATGGTCACCACTGGCGGCTGGGAATCGCACTATGCGCCGCGTGGGATTAATGGGCCGATGGATGATCTGCTGTTTCCGATTCAACACGGGATTTTGTACTACCCCGGTTTTGAAGTGGTGCCACCGTTTGTGGTGTATCGGACTAGTCGGATGGACGCTGCGCGCTATACCGAGACTTGCGAGGAATTGGGGCGGCGGCTGGATGAATTGTGGAGTGCGCGGCCGATCGGGTTTCGGCAGCAGAATGCGGGGGAGTATGAAATCCCTGCTTTGACGTTGAAGAGCGATATCGCGCCGGATAGCGAAGGCTTCGACGCACACATCCGCTAG
- a CDS encoding MAE_28990/MAE_18760 family HEPN-like nuclease, with protein MNHFIEEYEKRKLEIRSYLKLASFVSGDNIKLTNDDGGLHEVSALEATTLKATFYLVLYNLVEATVREGVRSIYHKISDEGLSFLDLNEKLQEIWWYSHHESITATPRDSLISKVYEVYCLCKSESSPAFQDFIAGVSGNLDAEGVRSVCRKYGIDTIADGRDLKRVKDNRNWLAHGNKSFSEVGKDSTPSELRGAMEKVFEFLDAYVSNVTEYLVSAKYCVAV; from the coding sequence GTGAATCATTTTATTGAGGAATATGAAAAAAGAAAGTTAGAGATTCGTTCATATCTGAAATTGGCATCTTTTGTTAGTGGGGATAATATTAAGCTCACAAATGATGATGGTGGCTTGCACGAGGTTAGCGCTTTAGAAGCCACTACGCTGAAGGCTACATTCTATTTGGTTCTTTATAACTTGGTTGAGGCTACGGTTAGGGAGGGGGTGCGTAGCATATATCACAAGATTAGCGATGAGGGGCTTTCTTTTCTAGATTTAAATGAAAAGCTTCAAGAGATATGGTGGTACTCTCATCATGAATCTATTACAGCGACCCCGCGTGATTCATTGATAAGTAAGGTCTATGAGGTTTATTGTCTTTGTAAGAGCGAGAGCAGTCCGGCTTTTCAAGATTTTATTGCTGGTGTTTCAGGAAACTTGGATGCTGAAGGGGTTCGCTCTGTTTGTCGAAAATACGGGATCGATACAATTGCCGACGGTCGAGATCTGAAAAGAGTAAAAGATAATAGGAATTGGCTTGCCCACGGTAACAAATCATTCTCGGAGGTTGGTAAAGACTCCACTCCATCAGAGCTAAGAGGTGCGATGGAGAAGGTTTTTGAATTCCTCGATGCCTATGTTTCTAATGTGACAGAATATCTGGTCAGTGCTAAATATTGCGTAGCTGTTTAG
- the chrA gene encoding chromate efflux transporter: MSTAPNNLPRPDPVTLRQAWRFWLKLGCIGFGGPAGQIAIMHQELVERRRWISEKRFLHALNYCMLLPGPEAQQLATYIGWLLHRTWGGVIAGVLFVLPSLFILIALSWLYVAFGDVPAVAGVFYGIKPAITAIVLHAAHRIGSRALKNAWLWAIAGASFVAIFAFNVPFPLIVLGAALIGYLGGRFAPQRFSNAGARNSEKSFGAALIDDDTPAPEHARFSLPKLLRLGLIGAVLWCLPMALLTVLFGWDGTFTQMAWFFTKAALLTFGGAYAVLPYVYQGAVGHYGWLTATQMIDGLALGETTPGPLIMVVAFVGFVGAYVQPAFGPEHAFAAGALAATLVTWFTFLPSFLFILAGGPLVESTHNELKFTAPLTAITAAVVGVIVNLACFFAYHVFWPNGFTGALDVFSLMLAVAAALALFVFKRGVISVLIVCALAGLGFHLMR, translated from the coding sequence TTGAGCACAGCGCCGAACAACCTGCCCCGCCCCGATCCCGTCACCCTGCGCCAGGCCTGGCGTTTCTGGCTGAAACTCGGCTGCATCGGTTTCGGCGGGCCGGCCGGGCAGATCGCGATCATGCATCAGGAGCTGGTCGAGCGCCGGCGCTGGATCTCTGAAAAGCGTTTCCTGCACGCGCTCAACTACTGCATGTTGCTGCCCGGCCCCGAGGCTCAGCAATTGGCGACGTACATCGGCTGGCTGCTGCATCGCACCTGGGGCGGAGTCATCGCTGGTGTGCTGTTTGTGTTGCCGTCGTTGTTCATTCTGATCGCCTTGTCCTGGCTGTACGTCGCTTTCGGGGATGTGCCAGCGGTGGCCGGGGTGTTTTACGGGATCAAACCGGCAATCACCGCGATAGTGCTGCACGCCGCGCATCGCATCGGCTCGCGTGCATTGAAGAATGCCTGGCTGTGGGCGATTGCCGGGGCGTCGTTCGTGGCGATTTTCGCCTTCAATGTGCCCTTCCCCTTGATCGTCCTCGGGGCTGCGTTGATCGGCTATCTGGGCGGACGATTCGCGCCGCAGCGGTTCAGCAACGCAGGTGCGCGTAACAGCGAGAAATCCTTCGGCGCGGCGTTGATCGACGACGATACGCCGGCGCCCGAACACGCCCGTTTCAGTCTGCCGAAGTTGCTGCGTCTGGGGTTGATCGGCGCAGTGCTCTGGTGTTTACCGATGGCGTTACTGACGGTGCTGTTCGGCTGGGACGGCACGTTCACGCAAATGGCCTGGTTCTTCACCAAAGCCGCGCTGCTTACCTTTGGCGGCGCTTACGCGGTGCTGCCTTACGTCTATCAGGGCGCCGTCGGGCATTACGGCTGGTTGACGGCAACGCAGATGATCGACGGCCTCGCCCTCGGCGAAACCACGCCGGGCCCGCTGATCATGGTGGTGGCGTTTGTCGGTTTCGTCGGTGCCTACGTGCAACCGGCGTTCGGCCCCGAACATGCCTTTGCCGCCGGGGCGCTGGCGGCAACGCTGGTGACCTGGTTCACCTTCCTGCCCTCGTTTCTGTTCATCCTCGCCGGCGGGCCGTTGGTGGAATCGACGCACAACGAACTGAAGTTCACCGCACCGCTGACGGCGATCACTGCCGCCGTGGTCGGGGTGATTGTCAATCTGGCGTGTTTCTTCGCTTATCACGTGTTCTGGCCGAACGGTTTTACCGGGGCGCTGGATGTGTTTTCGCTGATGCTGGCGGTTGCGGCAGCATTGGCTTTGTTCGTTTTCAAACGCGGCGTGATCAGTGTGTTGATCGTTTGCGCCCTCGCCGGGCTGGGCTTTCACCTGATGCGCTGA
- a CDS encoding MoaD/ThiS family protein, translating to MILINYFASYRDRLNLGGEKIPLTEALGSVEDVRQMLMQRGELWREVLGASNLMCAVNQELCQPSQVIEDFDEIAFFPPVTGG from the coding sequence ATGATCCTGATCAACTACTTCGCCAGCTACCGTGACCGGCTCAATCTCGGTGGTGAAAAAATCCCGCTGACTGAGGCTTTGGGCAGTGTTGAAGATGTCCGGCAGATGCTGATGCAGCGCGGTGAGTTGTGGCGCGAAGTACTCGGTGCCAGCAACCTGATGTGCGCGGTGAATCAGGAGCTGTGTCAGCCGAGTCAGGTGATTGAAGATTTCGATGAGATCGCTTTTTTCCCGCCAGTGACCGGGGGGTGA
- a CDS encoding fructose-bisphosphate aldolase produces the protein MTIKKPLHQYAHMSHPATDHPVLLIDANAPLRDLHACAAERLNAVLKYLDLVTCIRLSDHAEHDINTVTNIARIMVQDVSDVFRVIEQRGYNAPNI, from the coding sequence ATGACGATCAAAAAACCGCTCCACCAGTACGCCCACATGTCGCACCCAGCCACCGACCACCCAGTCCTCCTCATCGATGCAAACGCACCACTACGCGACCTCCACGCCTGCGCCGCCGAACGCCTCAACGCAGTCCTCAAATACCTCGACCTCGTCACGTGCATCCGCCTCTCCGACCACGCAGAACATGACATCAACACCGTGACTAACATCGCTAGGATCATGGTGCAGGATGTAAGTGATGTGTTTAGGGTGATTGAGCAGCGGGGATATAATGCTCCAAATATTTAA
- the moaE gene encoding molybdopterin synthase catalytic subunit MoaE, with product MAIRVQHKSFDVGQLTADLHARNPRVGAVVNFIGYVRDLNIGQSVHELFLEHYPGMTEKALEQIAEEARERWPLLGVEIVHRVGALSVSEPIVFVGVSSKHRHMAFEACAFIMDVLKTRAPFWKRETTPEGSHWVEGRESDRDAALRWSLAHA from the coding sequence ATGGCTATTCGAGTCCAGCACAAGAGCTTCGACGTCGGCCAGTTGACGGCTGATCTGCACGCGCGCAATCCACGGGTGGGCGCGGTGGTGAATTTCATTGGTTATGTGCGTGATCTGAATATTGGCCAGAGTGTGCATGAACTGTTTCTTGAGCACTATCCGGGCATGACCGAAAAAGCCCTCGAGCAGATCGCCGAAGAGGCCCGCGAGCGCTGGCCGCTGTTGGGGGTGGAGATTGTGCATCGGGTCGGTGCGTTGTCGGTGAGTGAGCCGATCGTGTTTGTCGGGGTCAGCAGCAAGCATCGGCATATGGCGTTCGAGGCCTGCGCGTTCATCATGGACGTGCTCAAGACCCGCGCGCCGTTCTGGAAGCGCGAGACTACGCCTGAGGGTTCGCACTGGGTCGAGGGCCGTGAGAGCGATCGGGATGCGGCGTTGCGCTGGAGTCTGGCGCATGCCTGA